The Salvelinus sp. IW2-2015 unplaced genomic scaffold, ASM291031v2 Un_scaffold1345, whole genome shotgun sequence genomic interval CCATCAGTGCTCCGTCTACTGGTCTCTGATGTAtgcgtgtgtacagtatattttttCTGTATGTCTCTTGCTGGTGACAAATCTGATTTCTCTTTGTGGGATTaataaagtttttttattttttaaatcaaataaaatcattaCCAGGAAGTCTACTGGGTCGTCTGGCTTGGccttgcagcactccatcatgcCCTCAGTGAGAGAGGGCATTACGTAATTCATCAGGTAGTTCCTCAGGGGGGCGGCGCGAGCCTCCAGCAGCTCATGCTCCTGCCTCTTCACCTCAGTCACGTGACGGTTCTAGAGAAACCCACACACAACGTATGTACAGCTCAGCTAAACAGAAACTACAACTCCGGGGTTTGCGTTGTTGCTGGTGGGCCCACTCTTGCATGGTATACAAAGAGGGGTTTTAAGAGTTTATAGATCTGAGAGGACTGGATAGGGGTAAGCAATGTGGAGATGAGTCTATAAGGATTCCAAAATGGAATCAAATCTCAATGAGTAATGTGAGAGAGATGTTTCCTGAACTGCCATCCTATTCCCATTCTAGTATACTACTCCTGAAGCAGCCCATCTCTTACCCACTCCTCTAGCTGTGTGGCCATCTTGGCAGCGGTCTCAGcctccctcctcttccactcTGCTGTCTCCAGTACCAGGCGCTGTGCTGTCTCCTCTACggacttcctctccatctcctctctctcctcaggggtGGGTCCGTAGTTCCTGGGACGCCCCACCAGCCTGGTGATTTTGTCCATCACATCGCCGTATTCAGGATCGACGGCATTGTTcacctctgacagacagacagactatgaAAGACTGACAGACTTCCTCTCAATGCGTTGAGTTCTAATCAAATCACTATTTACTACAATTACTAGTTCTGATAATTACAGTTGAATATTAGGGTTTCAAAATGATCTTATCTATCACATTTTCTTTTTGGTAAATGAACATCTGCAGTCTGTCAGCCTTACCAATGTGCTCTGGGTGAATCTCCAGCTCGTCAAAGTAGTTCAGAACCGTTTCATCTTCCACGTTGACCTTTCTAAATTTCTTCAGCCGGGTAAGGTACTCGTCTTTAGAGTAGTGCATTTTCTCTGCCACACTCTCAGGTAGGTTCTGCACCCGCTCCTTTAAAAAGTCATCAGATGCCTCCAGGGAGAAAATGAACTCTGCAAAAGAGACAGACGGTGGGGGAGAggcgtgtgggggggggggggggggggttatgtaaATAGCATGCAATACTGTGCAATTCAGTATATTATTAACAATAGTCCAGGAAATGATCTTCTTGTGTTGTAAGCAGCATTTTGGACCTGGGATGATCCAGGTCATCTAGACAACATCAGTGTTTACAAAAATCAGGATGACATAGGTTTAAGGCAAAACTTTCCAGTGACTACTATGGTTGCATCTTTCGTAAGTGCAGGTATTTGTCATAATTGACTCGATATCCATTCAACGTGctttatgtaaaaatgttaatCATATGATTTATGGTTTACATAGAGAGACTATCTCGCGCCTGTATCGTAAGGGACTTGTGGAAGCCGCTCGCACGGAGGACGATGCTCCATGCGTTTCCAGAAGGCGTTGCGTTCAATCTTAATCACGCATCATTACGTTAGTTGAAAACAAGCCACGTCGTCAGGCGCGCACCTGCAAGAATAATGATGACATTCGTGAAACCACTTGAACATTGCTTCAGAAACGTTAGAGAAACAAACATGTCTTTCATGATATGAAGATCTCAAACAAATTTTAGAGATGAGGGGCGGAGTCTATTAATTGCAGTCTACAAAGCTAATTCAAGCGATATCAACTGATGAGCTCGCTGTTGATGGTAATATTACGTAAATTCACAATCTACTAAACTTATGCTGTTTCAGGAATAATGCATGCATGTAGTGTTTGGAATTTAGCGTAGGTTAAATCTACAAACATGCTTTCAGGAATAACTCATGCCTGTGTTGTGGAATATTACGTAAATTAAATCTACAAACATGCTTTCAGGAACAACTCATGGCCGTGTTGTGCAATATTGATATACCTCCATTTTGCTCCATGCTGTCCTTCAGAGAGTCCAGTTGGTCCTGAGCGTTACTGAGCGcctcctcattctctccctcctgctcagCCACATTCACAGCCTCCTCCTGACAtataataaacaacaaaaatgaataCCTGGATTAATATATTGTAAGATGTTGTTTTACAAAATGGTTCACACACCTATTGATACTGTAGAGTGTACATGTATAGTACAGAGAGACACTGTAATATTAGAAAATAACAAGGGGTGCATTTCTTTTGATCGACCACAAGGGGGAGGCATTTCCTATTTTACAAGAGAGAATAAATATGAAGAGTTTTACAAGTGTCATTGCTTCGCTTTTACTGACCAGATGATGCATATTCTCATCAATGATCTCTTTGAGGTTGATGTGGTGCAGTTTGTAATGTTTACACAGTTTCTCTGCCACGGTGCTCTTCCCTACTGCTGGAGGGCCCAGGAGACAGATTCTGATGGGCTGATGGGAAAACCAAAGAGCatgttaaatattttaacaatttCTGGCTTGAATTTGAGTATATCAtatcatataaaataatataatgacACTATCTAtaatctatatatatctatatgccTAAACACGGTGCACATTCTCTGTATTGCTGTGTAACGAAGCTTTCCTTCCAATAAGAGACAATACACATGTTCACATTCTAAATTGGTGCTGGGAAAATCCATTCAGACCCTAACTAAGAACAGAAGAGGTAAACATACAGTAGTTGGTTTGGTCCCTCACCAGTAGTAGTCTCAACAGTTTGTATTCCTCCACCACCCGGTTGATGTTATCAATGATGCCAGCCTCTGACACCCAGTGAAGGTTGAAGGTTTCCTTCAGAAAGGTTGGCTCTATCCGCAGGTTGACACTCAGGTAATCCACATCATCGTTCTGGAAAACAAGGTTGACGCTCCAACATTGACCAGACCCGGATCTACTGCCGTTCTGCCAATTTCCCCTGGTCAACCAAGaccacacaaacagatctgggaccaggctagttaaGATATGCTCCAACTGACAACGGGCATTTCTGAATTAACTTTTCTAAACCTGAGACGAGGGATGGAAACAGACCGTCAGAACATTGGTGAGGTAGGCCTCCTCCTTAGAGACTTTCTTGATCTTCCCTGGACCGAGCACAAAGCTTATTATCTAGCAGGGAGaatacagaagaagaaaaaacaccaaCCATTGTGTAGATCTACAAAtctatttaaaaaagaaagaaatgcaacaattttaccAATAAACTTGAAATGATCAACAAGATGTCTGTCTGGCTTAGCCTATTTACCTTCACAATATCCTCAAAAGTATTATTGGAATCATCCACAGCGAGGAAATAATGTATCTTTGGCTTGTGGTCGATTACATTCTGAATAACCCTTGTAGACAAAAGTAGACAATATCATAGAATTAGTAGTTTTTTTTCACCCAGACTCTGGCAGATACCCTTAAATAAGCAATAATTGAACATCAAGACAATGGAATGGACGCATTGAAAAATACAAACCCTGCAAGGTCGTTGACATGAATGGTAGGGATAACATTTGTGCCAGGCCCAAAAACAGGAACTTGTGCAAACTCCCCCAGCCAAGACGTCTTGAGGAGTCAAgccagaggaaagagtgagacagagaacaTCCATCGAAGTCTTGATAGAATAATAATGTCTCAGTTATATAGCTCAGATGTACCTTGAAGAAGTAGTGAAGGAGGTTTTCTCCCATTCCATACTGAACACCTGCTGCCACAACATAACTGGACAGCTTGGACTTTTTCTGTATGGTAAACCAAAGAGTTGTTGTTTTTGcccttgtttttgttgttgttgacattgtTGTTGACATTTGCCGAACCCTACCCATTATACTTACAGTTTTGCCCAGTTTGAGCACAGTTTTCTCTGCGTTGGTGTGCTCCTTGAAGTTAGGATGATGTCTTTTCCTCCTGTAGTCGTCCTCTGTCAGAGGAATCTCTGGGTCATTCTAAGGACAGAAAGGATATGAGGAATATTCAGAAAAGTGTATTGACACATAAATGATATAGTAGTTAGGAAACATGAGATTTGAATAGAAACTTACAGGATCGGCTGGCTTGCTCATTGCCCAGGTCATGACTGATGATATCAAAATGAATATCTTCTGAGATGCAAAACTCTCAATATCTGAGTGAAGAGCTGCAGCATAAAAGGAAGAGGAGACAGCTTCTTACCGtaggtacagtaggctataggacATGCAGTATTTGCAATGTAACTCAAAAGGTCCAGTGAGATAATATGTCCGTCTGAGAGTagggctgacagacagagagtaggGCTGACAGTCTGAGAGTAGGGCTGTCAGTCTGAGAGTAGGGCTGACAGTCTGAGAGTAGGGCTGACATTCTGAGAGTAGGGCTGACAGTCTGAGAGTAGGGCTGACAGTCTGAGAGTAGGGCTGTCAGTCTGAGAGTAGGGCTGACAGTCNNNNNNNNNNNNNNNNNNNNNNNNNNNNNNNNNNNNNNNNNNNNNNNNNNNNNNNNNNNNNNNNNNNNNNNNNNNNNNNNNNNNNNNNNNNNNNNNNNNNNNNNNNNNNNNNNNNNNNNNNNNNNNNNNNNNNNNNNNNNNNNNNNNNNNNNNNNNNNNNNNNNNNNNNNNNNNNNNNNNNNNNNNNNNNNNNNNNNNNNNNNNNNNNNNNNNNNNNNNNNNNNNNNNNNNNNNNNNNNNNNNNNNNNNNNNNNNNNNNNNNNNNNNNNNNNNNNNNNNNNNNNNNNNNNNNNNNNNNNNNNNNNNNNNNNNNNNNNNNNNNNNNNNNNNNNNNNNNNNNNNNNNNNNNNNNNNNNNNNNNNNNNNNNNNNNNNNNNNNNNNNNNNNNNNNNNNNNNNNNNNNNNNNNNNNNNNNNNNNNNNNNNNNNNNNNNNNNNNNNNNNNNNNNNNNNNNNNNNNNNNNNNNNNNNNNNNNNNNNNNNNNNNNNNNNNNNNNNNNNNNNNNNNNNNNNNNNNNNNNNNNNNNNNNNNNNNNNNNNNNNNNNNNNNNNNNNNNNNNNNNNNNNNNNNNNNNNNNNNNNNNNNNNNNNNNNNNNNNNNNNNNNNNNNNNNNNNNNNNNNNNNNNNNNNNNNNNNNNNNNNNNNNNNNNNNNNNNNNNNNNNNNNNNNNNNNNNNNNNNNNNNNNNNNNNNNNNNNNNNNNNNNNNNNNNNNNNNNNNNNNNNNNNNNNNNNNNNNNNNNNNNNNNNNNNNNNNNNNNNNNNNNNNNNNNNNNNNNNNNNNNNNNNNNNNNNNNNNNNNNNNNNNNNNNNNNNNNNNNNNNNNNNNNNNNNNNNNNNNNNNNNNNNNNNNNNNNNNNNNNNNNNNNNNNNNNNNNNNNNNNNNNNNNNNNNNNNNNNNNNNNNNNNNNNNNNNNNNNNNNNNNNNNNNNNNNNNNNNNNNNNNNNNNNNNNNNNNNNNNNNNNNNNNNNNNNNNNNNNNNNNNNNNNNNNNNNNNNNNNNNNNNNNNNNNNNNNNAGTCTGAGAGTAGGGCTGACAGTCTGAGAGTAGGGCTGACAGTCTGAGAGTAGGGCTGACAGTCTGAGAGTAGGGCTGACAGTCTGAGAGTAGGgttgacaaatgttaagaaaagaACACATCTAGTTCATCGCAGGAATTGCTGTGATTAATCAAAATGGAAAATTGTGAATTTGCTCAAATTGAGATGTAATttaagttttgtttttaaattttaTACAAAAAGCATTACCAGAATATTGACAtcttgattttgtccaaagtaatGGTTTGCAAAAATCAAGCAAATTGATAAAGGTCACTtttaacctcaatgtcaacttgttttgccatggcattgttgtttttagctgtaaAGATTATGTGTATTTTGAATGCTTTCAGACTgaggttaaacactttttttttttaaatgagtgcACTAAAATGACAAAAAGTTAACTCGAGTAAAACTGATTAACTCTGACAACCCTATCTGAGAGTGAATGTATCATGATGGTTTCATCCAACAGATGGACTGGTCCATAGCCTACCTGAAATTGCCCAAATTGCCTCATCTATCAGCTCTGCTGTTGCATGTTCTGAGATGTTGTAAACCACCACATCACATTCCAATAGGCTTGGCAGTAGCTGATCTCGCTTCTGTGACTGGAATGGACGTGGAAAGACGTCAATGACAGGCCTGGATGAAAATTGCATGCCATTGCATAGTGCTGAATGATAAAGTGTGTGGTTATATCAATATTatatatttaagaaataaggcaagacggggtgtggtatatgggcaatataccacggctaagggctgttcgcacaacacaatgcctgtctcttatacacatctagatgtgtataagagacagcaatataccacaccccgtcTTGCCTTATTTCTTAAATCAGCATTCGGGGGggttgaaccacccagtttatagttGGTTATTTTAGCTATACTCACAGTATAACATTCTAATGCAAAACTGGGTTTTTCCCCCTCGTTGTTTGAGATAGTTCCAACAATTTGAAAAGTCCCATCTTGAAGTGTTTGCTCATCCTCAGCGGGACCatcttcctctgcctcctccaagGAGCCGCCAACCATGCAGGTTGACAGAAACTATACAGTcgcaaaaaaagtgtaaacaaaaaCATCGTCAGCTACATTATGTAATATTTCGCCACATCAAACTCTGATACAAAGACTTATATCGTTGCTACTTTACCTTCGCGATACATTTAGATGAATAGGTATCAATATTGTTGACGAAAACTCGTTTAGTTCGGTAACTTCCTTTCTTTTCATTTGCCATGTTTGCCGTTGCTGGGGAAAGAGGGACGCTTTGGGGTTGCTAATGTCACCTCAGCCAATGAAATAAGTGCATTTGCAAAAGTGAGCAATGAGCAAAGACTTAGCACCAAAAGCGTCTTGCTTAGATACcagtaaataataaaaatagattAAAAATACATCATTCAATGTTCATTTCATATTATAACAAATGCAATGCATAAATGTAAACTTTTTACACAGGTTATTTTGGTGGAGGTTTGTGCAGAAGATAGCACTTGTTCTCCAGTTGTGGTGTAAAATATTAGCTATTTTTGTCAGTCATAATAAAACTCTCCTCAAGACTTCTACCTAGTAACTCTCTGTTGTGTCCTGTCATGTGAATGATAAATGCCTTCATCATTTCTCTTCCTCTGTGGGAAGGGTGTTGATTGTTTGTTGATTTAAAGTATGTCTTCCTCCAAAACTCACTGCAACTAGTCTTTTAAACTACTCTGTTACGAATAGTGTTGATATTAACGCAATTCACAATAGGACAGGTGATTGTAGGCTTTTATACAGCGAGCTCCGAAAGTATTGGGAAAGTGACATATttcttgttgttttggctctgtgaATACTATGAAGTTATAgcgcagactgtcagctttaatttgagggtattttcatcatatcgggtgaaccgtttagaaattacagcactttttgtacatagtccccccactttaggggaccaaaggtattgggacaaattcacttacagtgcattcggaaagtattcagaccccctcactttttttcacattttgttacgttacagccttattttaaaatggattaaatgcattttttcctcatcaatctataatgacaaagtgaaaagtgttttttagaaatgtttgcaaatgtattcaaaataaaaaacagtattcaaaccctttgctatgagactaaattgagctcaggtgcatcctgtttcaccAAATAAATGACTGGGAGTTTATTTATATAGAGTGTGGTACTCTCTTTATttttagagcaaaaaccaagccatgaggtcgaaggaattgtccgtagagctccgagacaggattgtgttgaggcacagatctggggaagggtaccaaaacatttctgcagtattgaaggtcctaaagaacacagtggcctccatcattcttaaatggaagaagttttgaaccaccaattctcttcctggagctggccatgtttataaacatattctattcttatttacaatggaaattactccaaaatgacacaatacattatttaccattcatttctattggcacaaaataatctgaaaccaaaacaaacagcaaatgcatccaacaaatgtgtagaaaaatgtgtcactgtcccaatactttggagctcactgtatgtgcaATGCAACCCATAAACNNNNNNNNNNNNNNNNNNNNNNNNNtaaacacacacacacacaccacacacacacacaccacacacactccctacAGACACGACAagtcacataacacacacacaccacacgcacacacacacagcaacccacacacactatcacacattagaccacacacacacacatctacacaacacacaccaatcacactacacactacatcaCCCCATTCCTCCAACCCCTCTGACATACACTCTGTAAGCGCACGCACCAGGTATCTAAGCGAACCAGATGTTATACCGTTTCCAAAGTCTTAGCATAGAACTATAGGAATATCTTCAAAGCACTTCAGCATATTTA includes:
- the LOC112070492 gene encoding adenylate kinase 7-like codes for the protein MANEKKGSYRTKRVFVNNIDTYSSKCIAKFLSTCMVGGSLEEAEEDGPAEDEQTLQDGTFQIVGTISNNEGEKPSFALECYTSQKRDQLLPSLLECDVVVYNISEHATAELIDEAIWAISALHSDIESFASQKIFILISSVMTWAMSKPADPNDPEIPLTEDDYRRKRHHPNFKEHTNAEKTVLKLGKTKKSKLSSYVVAAGVQYGMGENLLHYFFKTSWLGEFAQVPVFGPGTNVIPTIHVNDLAGVIQNVIDHKPKIHYFLAVDDSNNTFEDIVKIISFVLGPGKIKKVSKEEAYLTNVLTNDDVDYLSVNLRIEPTFLKETFNLHWVSEAGIIDNINRVVEEYKLLRLLLPIRICLLGPPAVGKSTVAEKLCKHYKLHHINLKEIIDENMHHLEEAVNVAEQEGENEEALSNAQDQLDSLKDSMEQNGEFIFSLEASDDFLKERVQNLPESVAEKMHYSKDEYLTRLKKFRKVNVEDETVLNYFDELEIHPEHIEVNNAVDPEYGDVMDKITRLVGRPRNYGPTPEEREEMERKSVEETAQRLVLETAEWKRREAETAAKMATQLEEWNRHVTEVKRQEHELLEARAAPLRNYLMNYVMPSLTEGMMECCKAKPDDPVDFLAEYLLRNNSQD